The following nucleotide sequence is from Longimicrobiales bacterium.
TTCGGTATGCACGGACCTGATCGACACGAATGAGGTCCTCACCCGAATCGGTTCCGATCAAGATGGAGCGACTCTGTTATTCCTAGGGGTTGTCCGGGACCATGCCGATGGACGGCCGGTTTCGGGTATGCGTTACGATGCGTATGAGGAGATGGCGACGCCGGTACTTCTCGGAATCGCACAGGAGGCTGCTGACCGAACGGGCTCGGATCGGATCGCTGTAGTGCACCGCTTTGGCGAGCTTTCGATCGGGGACGTGAGTGTGGCAATCGCGGTATCGACGCCTCATCGAGCGGAGGCCTACGATGCGTCCCGATATGTGATCGAGGAGATCAAAAAGCGTCTCCCGGTGTGGAAGAAGGAACACTACACGGACGGTGGCTCAGAATGGGTTGCAGGCACCGTGCCTCCAGGAACCGCGTCCCAAGGCATCTCATGAAGGACCAGTTCGGAAGAACTGTCGAATACCTGAGGGTATCGGTCACCGACAAGTGCAATCTGCGCTGCGTCTACTGTATGCCTCTCGAAGGATTGGATTGGCTCAAGCGGGAGGATCTGCTCAGCTATGAAGAGATTGAGAAGATCGTCCGCACCATGGCGGGTATGGGACTTCGTCGTGTGCGAATCACAGGGGGCGAGCCACTCATTCGACGAGATCTGCCCGACCTCGTAAAGATGATCGCTGCCGTCCCGGGGATCGACGATCTCTCGTTGTCGACGAACGCCGTGTTGCTCGCGGACCAGGCCGAGGCGCTGCGTTCCGCAGGAGTCACTCGGCTCAACATCTCTCTCGATTCGCTGAGACAGGATCGGGTTGACGAGATCTCGCGCAGGCCGGGTTCGTTCCCGAAGATTATGGAAGGCCTCGACGCAGCGGAGGCTGTCGGATTCGATCCCCTCAAGATCAATGTCGTGCTCATTCGTGGGCAGAACGACGATGAGATCGAAGACTTCGCCCGCATCACTCGTGATCGGCCTTGGCA
It contains:
- the moaA gene encoding GTP 3',8-cyclase MoaA, which produces MKDQFGRTVEYLRVSVTDKCNLRCVYCMPLEGLDWLKREDLLSYEEIEKIVRTMAGMGLRRVRITGGEPLIRRDLPDLVKMIAAVPGIDDLSLSTNAVLLADQAEALRSAGVTRLNISLDSLRQDRVDEISRRPGSFPKIMEGLDAAEAVGFDPLKINVVLIRGQNDDEIEDFARITRDRPWHVRFIELMPTGSNLDLSTNNYFSCADALKRVRAIEEIEPVDGPFGNGPATYYQFPNARGTVGVITPMSHNYCDRCNRMRLTASGELRPCLFGELQTNLRDALRAGEDLVPLIEETLRIKPERHYLIQGSDSGSGGLVALSQTGG
- a CDS encoding molybdenum cofactor biosynthesis protein MoaE yields the protein MVFASVCTDLIDTNEVLTRIGSDQDGATLLFLGVVRDHADGRPVSGMRYDAYEEMATPVLLGIAQEAADRTGSDRIAVVHRFGELSIGDVSVAIAVSTPHRAEAYDASRYVIEEIKKRLPVWKKEHYTDGGSEWVAGTVPPGTASQGIS